AACTTTTCTTAAAACTAAACCACTCGGCTGGAACAAATAGAGTTGTCCCAACTTTATCATAAATAACCTTGTAATCGTCAAATATCCCCCATCTACAATGCAGGTGAAGATTATTTGACGATTACGAACATCATGTCATACAAAAGACGAATTCCTGATCAGCCAAGCAAAACTTTCATTTTTAATGCTCACCATTCCAGCCTTTTATGAAACGATAGACTCTTTCCAAATAAGTTTTTTAAGAAACTAAATTCATAAAGAAGGTGATTAAAAAGCTATTACTGATATCTATAACTAATGATCCTATTGCTGTAATTACAAAGAATACACTTGGTGAAGCAGGGTGTTCTTTCATAAGAGTTTGCATATTAGCTACCGCAACGGGCATTGCTCCTAATCCAAAACCAACCACACCACTTACCATTACAGCAGAATCATAGTCTTTACCTAATAGTCTGAAGGCGATATATATTGTAAAGAAGATTATTAGAATAACTTGTACTGTTAATATAAGTAGCATTGGAAGAGCTAAATCTTTTAATTCCCATAGTTTTAAAGTCATAAGAGCCATTGATATAAACAATGAAAGAGAGATTTCACCTATGGTATCTATTTCTTTTTTAGGTATACTGAATTTGTTGGTATAGTCGCCTAAATTTCTAATAATTAGCCCCATAAGCAAACCACCTAAATAACCAGGGAATATCAAACCAATATTCTCTAAAAACATCGATATGATAGTACCAATACCCATAGCAATTATTATTTGATAAGCAGCTGTAAACATTTTATTAGTAGACAATACTTCATCCGCTTCAGACTCTTTAGTAGAGCTAATTTCACTTTTAGTAGATTTTGTCCTATCAGTAGTTGCCATCAAGTTATGTTTTTTTACAAGAAAACGTGCAATAGGTCCGCCCAAAATACCTCCGGATACTAGACCAAATGTTGCTGCTGAAAGAGCCACTGTGGTTGCACCGACTGCATTAAGGTCCTCGAATACAGGTCCAAATGCAGCAGAAGTTCCATGTCCTCCAGTCAGAGCAACTGAAGAGTTAGATAAACCAATAAGTAAATTTATATCTAATAACTTAGCCAATGAAACTCCAAGTATATTTTGAAAGGTAATTAATAATACAATTACGATGGCCAATCTGAATCCAAGTTTGCCACCTCGCGCAAAAGCCTTAAGATCACAAGAAAAACCAACTGAAGTAAAAAATGCTGTCATGAAAATGGTTTGGAGAGTTGTATCAAACTCGAAGAAGAAACTCCCTGTACTATAACCAATTAGAGCAACCAGGGCAATTATTATACCTCCAATAACTGGGTTAGGAATAAAGAACTTCTCTAATAACCTAATTCTGCCCTTTATAAATCCCCCGATGAATAAAACGACAGTTGCGATTGTTAGCGTTTGCAAAATGTCAAATTCAAATGTCATAGATGTACCTCCTAAATTAATAGATTTTCCATTTACGTAATTAGATGGGATGAAGATTTCTTAAACATTGAATAATTTAAAGGTTGTGCATTACTAAATTGTTTAGCTTAAAAATATGAACATATACGAAATTGGCGTAGGAAATACATGTAGATTCTGATTCTACTGGAGGAAAGGTCTAGGTGAGTCACCATCATGCAATAGCACAAGGAGGCTCACCAGCTGTTTTCTAGGTGTGCGAAATATATTTCCAGAGTGGTTCATTCAAATTCCTAAATGTTAAAACACTTTTGTACCAGTCTAGTTGTTATAAACTCCTTCATTAAGATAAAGCAGCAATTCCTCTTTTGCCATATTATCAATGCCGATATAGTCAAGCGTATATCCTTCTTCAAAGTAATTTTTCTTCACCATTACGGATGCTAGCACAATCATAGAATCGATGATAGGTGTTTTTACGCCATAAGAGACACCTAAGTCATGATATATTTTACAACCAACAGGTACATCTTCTGTTATATATCTGTGATAAATACTATTTGGACCTACATTAGCCTCAGTCGTTGGCTCGTCAAGAGAAAGATGCATGTTTCCTCTTCCCATATATTCGAGAGTTAATACACTTCTTCTTGAAAAGAAATCGTCTTTTTCGTATCTTTCAAGATCAACACCTATTGCATCAGCCAGGAAGACCTCTTCATTATAAAAATTATACTGTACTTCACAG
This region of Oceanobacillus sp. FSL K6-2867 genomic DNA includes:
- the gltS gene encoding sodium/glutamate symporter: MTFEFDILQTLTIATVVLFIGGFIKGRIRLLEKFFIPNPVIGGIIIALVALIGYSTGSFFFEFDTTLQTIFMTAFFTSVGFSCDLKAFARGGKLGFRLAIVIVLLITFQNILGVSLAKLLDINLLIGLSNSSVALTGGHGTSAAFGPVFEDLNAVGATTVALSAATFGLVSGGILGGPIARFLVKKHNLMATTDRTKSTKSEISSTKESEADEVLSTNKMFTAAYQIIIAMGIGTIISMFLENIGLIFPGYLGGLLMGLIIRNLGDYTNKFSIPKKEIDTIGEISLSLFISMALMTLKLWELKDLALPMLLILTVQVILIIFFTIYIAFRLLGKDYDSAVMVSGVVGFGLGAMPVAVANMQTLMKEHPASPSVFFVITAIGSLVIDISNSFLITFFMNLVS